The following coding sequences lie in one Monomorium pharaonis isolate MP-MQ-018 chromosome 1, ASM1337386v2, whole genome shotgun sequence genomic window:
- the LOC105833454 gene encoding uncharacterized protein LOC105833454 — protein MRQEFWPIAGRSTVRRIIGKCITCFRIKPGESQCIMGDLPASRVWTSRPFQICGVDYGGPLYIKESRRRNAKTRKAYLAIFVCFATRAVHLKLVDNLSSEAFLGALKRFMARRGKVSHIYSDNGTNFVGACRELQELRALFVSEQRRRRLERFLAADYITWHFIPPNAPTFGGLW, from the coding sequence ATGAGGCAGGAGTTCTGGCCTATCGCAGGAAGGAGCACGGTGCGCAGGATTATCGGAAAATGCATAACATGCTTTAGAATCAAACCGGGAGAGTCACAGTGCATAATGGGAGACCTGCCAGCCTCGAGAGTCTGGACATCAAGACCATTCCAGATCTGCGGCGTCGATTACGGTGGGCCCTTATATATCAAAGAGAGCAGACGACGGAATGCCAAGACCAGGAAGGCATACCTGGCAATTTTCGTATGCTTCGCGACGAGAGCAGTGCATTTGAAGCTGGTGGACAACCTGTCATCCGAGGCGTTCTTGGGCGccttaaaaagatttatggCGCGTCGAGGTAAGGTGTCTCACATTTATTCGGACAACGGAACTAACTTCGTGGGAGCTTGCCGAGAGTTGCAGGAATTGCGGGCTCTATTCGTCAGCGAGCAACGTAGGCGTCGGTTGGAGAGGTTTTTGGCGGCGGATTATATTACCTGGCATTTTATACCTCCAAATGCGCCGACTTTTGGAGGCCTGTGGTAA